In Drosophila santomea strain STO CAGO 1482 chromosome 2L, Prin_Dsan_1.1, whole genome shotgun sequence, a single window of DNA contains:
- the LOC120458851 gene encoding damage-control phosphatase ARMT1 has product MGWRVSTHSEKSTTADLFEGPTPRHSLLSGRYKQSFAYLTLRTRMPGIMQQIIMRLLSDVPDLVNKYGEEVRKDVKQIVDAIERLKMELNRDRQFLLFHGAEPDKVEWNAFITEMPRPKKSFFRACWLHAECYLYRRIFSFFENSRHLHKYDCFDHLKKEDLMLSEVAMGALARATRGLPKSFEVFSKLLRIDLWGTHFELQIGNFNFAEEDSKNDIDVLVKVADIDRILLVDDSTLIWNCLMKASKTSGNRIVDFICDNGGFEFFTDMLLLEYMVDNNLATQVRLHVKAIPWYISDVTRADIDWTIDFLTGHQDETLSAVGKKWAHLMKFEKIVIAPTSHFWTGPQPYFVMVESDIELYRLLTTSKLAIFKGDLNYRKLLGDYIWDSAEEFITCLRGFRPTNICALRTVKCEVVCGLPEGMADTLLRNDHNWMISGNYGVIQYTDSLKCSCALPGQDNDEKDNRMLGLVVPHSQRSTLIPNHQ; this is encoded by the coding sequence atGGGCTGGCGTGTCTCAACGCACTCAGAAAAGTCCACCACAGCCGATCTTTTCGAGGGCCCGACTCCTCGCCATTCCCTGCTGTCCGGAAGGTACAAACAGAGTTTCGCCTATTTGACGCTAAGGACTCGGATGCCGGGAATTATGCAGCAGATTATTATGAGGCTCCTCTCCGATGTACCGGATCTGGTGAACAAATATGGCGAGGAAGTGCGCAAGGATGTCAAGCAAATAGTGGATGCCATTGAACGCCTCAAGATGGAACTGAACCGGGATCGGCAGTTTTTGCTGTTTCACGGTGCTGAGCCGGACAAAGTTGAGTGGAACGCCTTCATAACTGAGATGCCACGTCCCAAAAAGTCCTTTTTCCGCGCCTGTTGGCTGCATGCCGAATGCTACTTGTACAGGCGAATCTTTTCCTTCTTCGAAAACAGCCGCCACCTGCACAAGTACGACTGCTTCGATCACCTGAAAAAGGAGGATCTGATGCTCAGCGAGGTGGCCATGGGAGCGTTGGCTAGAGCCACGCGAGGATTGCCCAAGAGCTTCGAGGTGTTCAGCAAGCTTTTGCGGATTGACCTGTGGGGAACCCACTTCGAACTGCAAATTGGCAACTTTAATTTCGCGGAGGAAGATAGCAAGAACGATATAGATGTCCTGGTTAAGGTGGCCGACATCGATAGAATTCTTCTCGTGGATGACTCCACTCTTATTTGGAATTGTTTGATGAAGGCGAGCAAGACCAGCGGGAATCGCATTGTGGACTTTATCTGCGACAACGGAGGCTTCGAGTTCTTTACGGATATGCTGTTACTGGAATATATGGTGGATAATAACCTGGCCACCCAAGTGCGTCTGCATGTCAAGGCCATTCCGTGGTATATATCCGATGTTACGCGGGCTGATATCGATTGGACAATAGATTTTCTGACTGGCCACCAGGATGAGACCCTTTCTGCGGTGGGCAAGAAGTGGGCCCACTTGATGAAATTCGAGAAAATCGTTATAGCTCCTACCTCCCACTTCTGGACTGGACCACAACCCTACTTCGTTATGGTGGAATCGGATATCGAGCTTTATCGTTTGCTCACCACCTCCAAGTTGGCCATTTTCAAGGGGGATCTGAACTACCGAAAGTTGCTGGGTGACTATATATGGGATTCGGCAGAGGAGTTTATCACTTGCCTGCGGGGCTTTAGACCCACCAATATATGTGCTTTGCGGACTGTCAAATGCGAGGTGGTTTGCGGACTGCCGGAGGGAATGGCGGATACGCTCTTGAGGAACGATCACAACTGGATGATATCGGGCAACTATGGCGTTATCCAGTACACCGATTCACTGAAATGTTCCTGCGCCTTGCCAGGCCAAGACAACGATGAAAAAGACAACCGTATGCTGGGGTTGGTGGTGCCTCACTCTCAGAGGTCGACCTTAATTCCCAATCACCAATAA
- the LOC120458262 gene encoding zinc finger protein 135: MDKLKYSRCPLKKRPIMVEESSPEDLLSHDEGPVDLSVASAAVPLEPHWMAKTEQEPHPVPTEMRRRFDAALNQTKEQLARRIWEETREIARAFPDVFTREEIAKSLARLGYGEFELPPEEEVMEPEQEPEQQIPLGYARDASPTIIKVEPTDEDQFPLRNYNNNLLKSIAEYEDCMKMQNIKEEIAPVPQPQLFYPPPTPLAEPEDLSVTQRRVLSENMNLQNVARALLSMQHMAPQHPQHTQHTQHPPPPMDMEEDQENQDINQLKIKSSNDLYYQCQQCNKCYATYAGLVKHQQTHAYESTEYKIIRSQPGGSGAIVDQTEFCTDQASALIQAANVASAQSMQKPVGVPRYHCQDCGKSYSTYSGLSKHQQFHCPSAEGNQVKKVFSCKNCDKTYVSLGALKMHIRTHTLPCKCPICGKAFSRPWLLQGHIRTHTGEKPFSCQHCNRAFADRSNLRAHMQTHSDVKKYSCPTCTKSFSRMSLLAKHLQSGCQSEQSGGPSGSGGGFDQQQLQQHLQGYEEGHNPHPHQVYYAGSVGSSNGEEEEGGNYSIPPPAIY; encoded by the exons ATGGATAAACTCAAGTACAGCCGCTGTCCGCTCAAGAAGCGTCCGATAATGGTGGAGGAGTCCAGTCCAGAGGATCTTCTAAGTCATG ATGAGGGACCCGTGGACTTGAGTGTGGCCTCAGCAGCCGTGCCTTTGGAACCCCATTGGATGGCTAAGACAGAACAAGAACCTCATCCGGTGCCTACTGAAATGAGGCGTCGCTTTGATGCCGCCCTGAATCAAACCAAGGAGCAATTGGCCCGTCGCATTTGGGAGGAAACCCGTGAGATAGCCCGTGCGTTTCCGGACGTTTTCACCCGCGAGGAAATCGCCAAGAGCCTGGCTCGCCTCGGCTACGGTGAATTCGAGTTGCCACCCGAGGAGGAGGTAATGGAACCGGAGCAGGAACCAGAGCAGCAAATCCCTCTTGGATACGCCAGAGATGCTAGCCCAACCATCATCAAGGTTGAACCCACTGATGAGGATCAATTCCCCCTGCGAAACTACAATAATAACCTACTCAAAAGCATAGCCGAGTATGAGGATTGTATGAAAATGCAGAACATCAAAGAGGAGATAGCTCCGGTCCCACAACCCCAGTTGTTCTATCCACCCCCCACTCCACTGGCCGAACCGGAGGACCTTTCCGTAACCCAGCGGAGAGTTCTGAGCGAGAACATGAATCTGCAAAACGTAGCCAGAGCTCTGCTTAGCATGCAACACATGGCTCCGCAGCATCCGCAGCATACGCAGCATACGCAGCATCCGCCGCCTCCGATGGACATGGAGGAGGATCAGGAGAATCAGGACATCAACCAGCTGAAGATCAAGAGCAGCAATGACCTGTACTACCAGTGCCAGCAGTGCAACAAGTGCTATGCCACCTATGCAGGATTGGTGAAGCATCAGCAAACGCACGCCTACGAAAGCACAGAGTACAAGATCATTAGAAGCCAGCCTGGAGGATCTGGTGCCATAGTCGACCAAACCGAGTTCTGCACAGATCAAGCTTCGGCTTTGATTCAGGCAGCTAATGTAGCCTCAGCACAGAGCATGCAAAAGCCAGTGGGAGTACCGCGATACCATTGCCAGGATTGCGGAAAGAGCTACTCCACCTACTCGGGACTCTCCAAGCACCAGCAGTTCCATTGTCCTTCGGCCGAGGGCAACCAGGTGAAGAAGGTCTTCAGCTGCAAGAACTGCGACAAAACCTATGTGTCCTTGGGCGCCCTAAAGATGCACATTCGTACACATACGCTGCCCTGCAAGTGCCCCATTTGCGGCAAGGCCTTTTCGCGACCATGGCTCCTCCAGGGTCACATACGCACCCACACGGGTGAGAAGCCCTTCAGCTGCCAACACTGCAACCGTGCCTTCGCGGATAGGTCAAATCTTCGCGCGCACATGCAAACCCATTCGGATGTGAAGAAGTACTCCTGCCCCACCTGCACCAAGTCCTTCTCGCGCATGTCCCTGCTGGCCAAGCACCTGCAAAGCGGTTGCCAGAGTGAGCAGAGTGGAGGTCCCAGTGGGTCAGGAGGTGGCTTCgatcagcagcagctacagcagcACCTCCAGGGCTACGAGGAGGGTCACAATCCCCATCCCCACCAAGTCTACTACGCCGGCAGTGTAGGCAGCAGTAACGGCGAAGAGGAGGAGGGCGGGAACTACTCAATCCCACCACCGGCCATTTATTAA